A DNA window from Arachis hypogaea cultivar Tifrunner chromosome 18, arahy.Tifrunner.gnm2.J5K5, whole genome shotgun sequence contains the following coding sequences:
- the LOC112771195 gene encoding uncharacterized transporter C405.03c — MASKVENSKAWKWGLGLVYIVAVATIWIAASFVVQSVVDGGVSPFLVTYICNSLFVVLIPIVEIGRYLEDSCGGGCFWSAKKASQHSESVGESEQAILLEENDVGNEGNESLVVDEEVGISEQRNSGSIFLPPENRVEVLPGQVNVIENVDNQLDEKGRWTRWRVAKVSLLICPFWFLAQLTFNLSLKYTTVTSNTILSSASSLFTFLVSLAFLGERFTWLKLFSVLLCMGGTIIVSLGDSKSTLKTIASNPLLGDIFAIVSAGLYAVYITLIRKKLPEDDGKSGEASMAQFLGFLGLFNILIFLPIALILNFTKVEPFHTLTLKQLGLIIGKGLFDNVLSDYLWAKAVLLTSTTVATAGLTIQVPLAAIVDTLTGRAPRLMNYLGAIAVMVGFAGINIPLETLCNKREANIELENNVSLGKEEFTIPRGEDSAAIP; from the exons ATGGCTTCAAAAGTTGAGAATAGTAAAGCATGGAAATGGGGGTTGGGTCTGGTGTATATAGTTGCTGTGGCCACAATATGGATAGCTGCTAGCTTTGTAGTACAGTCTGTTGTTGATGGTGGTGTGTCACCATTCCTTGTTACTTACATCTGCAACTCATTGTTTGTGGTTTTGATACCAATTGTTGAAATTGGGCGATATTTGGAGGATTCTTGTGGCGGTGGTTGCTTTTGGAGCGCGAAGAAAGCGAGCCAACATTCAGAAAGCGTGGGGGAGTCAGAGCAGGCTATACTCCTTGAAGAGAATGATGTAGGGAACGAGGGCAATGAATCATTGGTTGTGGACGAAGAGGTTGGCATCAGCGAACAAAGGAACTCTGGTTCCATATTTCTGCCACCGGAAAACAGGGTTGAGGTGTTGCCTGGTCAAGTTAATGTGATTGAGAATGTTGATAATCAGCTGGATGAGAAAGGGCGTTGGACACGGTGGAGGGTGGCCAAAGTTAGTCTATTGATATGTCCATTTTGGTTTCTTGCTCAGCTCACTTTTAACCTGTCGTTGAAGTATACTACGGTCACA TCGAATACAATTTTGAGTAGTGCATCCAGTCTTTTTACCTTCTTGGTCTCGCTTGCATTCTTGGGTGAGAGGTTTACTTGGTTAAAGCTCTTTAGTGTTCTTCTTTGCATGGGAGGAACAATAATTGTGAGTCTTGGTGATTCAAAAAGCACTTTAAAAACAATCGCATCGAATCCGCTTCTTGGAGACATCTTTGCAATTGTTTCAGCAGGACTATATGCGGTTTATATAACCCTAATTCGCAAGAAATTACCTGAGGATGATGGAAAGAGTGGTGAAGCAAGCATGGCTCAGTTTCTTGGATTTCTTGGACTTTTtaatattcttatttttcttccaATTGCCCTCATACTCAATTTCACCAAGGTGGAACCTTTTCATACACTTACCTTGAAGCAGCTTGGTCTGATCATTGGCAAAG GACTGTTTGATAATGTGCTGAGTGATTACTTGTGGGCCAAGGCTGTTCTTCTCACATCAACCACAGTAGCAACTGCTGGCCTTACGATTCAGGTTCCATTGGCCGCCATCGTGGATACCTTGACTGGCCGTGCTCCTCGCCTTATGAATTATCTGGGAGCAATAGCTGTCATGGTTGGCTTCGCCGGAATTAATATTCCTCTTGAGACTTTATGTAACAAAAGAGAAGCTAACATCGAATTGGAAAATAATGTCAGTTTAGGAAAAGAAGAGTTTACAATCCCGAGAGGCGAAGATTCGGCTGCCATACCTTAG
- the LOC112773170 gene encoding MYB-like transcription factor ETC1 produces the protein MDDIDHSSSSSSSQHVSANSTEQVSNRASKVEFSEDEKTLISRMYKLVGDRWPLIAGRIPGRTADEIEKYWTSRYSSRNE, from the exons ATGGACGACATAGatcactcttcttcttcttcttcttctcaacatGTTTCTGCAAACTCTAcag AACAAGTGTCCAATCGAGCTTCCAAGGTTGAATTTTCGGAGGATGAGAAAACTCTTATTTCCAGGATGTATAAACTTGTTGGGGACAG GTGGCCCTTAATTGCCGGAAGAATTCCCGGAAGAACAGCTGATGAAATAGAGAAGTATTGGACTTCAAGATACTCATCAAGAAACGAATAA
- the LOC112773190 gene encoding protein translation factor SUI1 homolog — translation MSEFDTNDIPSTFDPFAEANAEDSGIGAKDYVHIRVQQRNGRKSLTTVQGLKKEFSYSKILKDLKKEFCCNGTVVQDPELGQVIQLQGDQRKNVSTFLVQAGIVKKDNIKIHGF, via the exons ATGTCTGAATTTGACACAAACGACATTCCATCTACTTTTG ATCCGTTTGCTGAGGCAAATGCTGAGGACTCAGGTATCGGGGCGAAAGATTATGTTCATATCCGGGTGCAGCAGCGAAACGGGAGGAAAAGCCTTACAACAGTtcaaggattgaagaaagaattcaGTTACTCCAAGATTCTTAAGGACCTCAAGAAAGAGTTTTGTTGTAATGGTACTGTTGTCCAGGACCCTGAGTTGGGCCAG GTCATACAACTTCAGGGAGATCAAaggaaaaatgtttctaccttcCTTGTGCAG GCTGGCATAGTAAAGAAGGATAATATCAAGATTCATGGTTTCTAA